A single Panthera tigris isolate Pti1 chromosome A3, P.tigris_Pti1_mat1.1, whole genome shotgun sequence DNA region contains:
- the LOC102958680 gene encoding latherin-like, with protein sequence MLKVSILFILLCGLLASSSAQEVLSRVSSHITDALTQGLLGMNFLPTLQTIDFQGPLKDIFSLVLGHQLTNAEANFMVQMKDLRLFQVFIETSPDFKGIDLRMPLAFSIQIKFPALNPYIFHVRTDMKVQLYLEKDVDNRYQLTFGHCRIVPETVWIQSGNFITPMKNFIVENIERALGNVIIHNFGAKMCPFINSWLYNLNPQVTNQLISLLLQHGTYQATVEISAK encoded by the exons ATGCTAAAGGTCTCCATCCTCTTCATTCTCCTCTGTGGGCTGCTTGCTTCATCCTCTGCTCAAGAGGTCCTCTCCAGAGTTTCTTCCCACATCACTGATG CTTTGACACAAGGACTCCTTGGTATGAACTTTCTTCCCACCCTGCAGACAATTGACTTCCAGGGGCCATTGAAGGATATCTTCAGCCTTGTCCTGGGCCACCAGCTCACCAATGCGGAAGCCAATTTTAT GGTACAGATGAAAGACCTTCGACTTTTTCAGGTCTTCATTGAGACCTCCCCTGACTTCAAGGGTATTGATTTACGGATGCCATTGGCGTTTTCTATACAAATAAA GTTTCCGGCTCTTAATCCCTACATATTCCATGTACGGACAGATATGAAAGTCCAACTTTACTTGGAGAAGGATGTAGACAACAGATACCAACTCACCTTTGGGCATTGCAGGATTGTTCCTGAGACTGTATGGATCCAATCCGGAAATTT CATCACCCCAATGAAAAACTTTATTGTGGAAAACATAGAGAGAGCCCTGGGAAACGTGATAATCCATAATTTTGGAGCAAAA atGTGTCCTTTCATTAATTCATGGCTTTATAACCTGAATCCGCAAGTGACTAACCAACTGATTA GTCTGCTGCTGCAGCACGGCACGTACCAAGCCACAGTCGAAATATCCGCAAAGTAA